GAACAGCACGCCGGCCTGCCGGAGTTGGTCTGCTTCCGCTACAACCCCGGGAGCGCGCGCCAGGGTAATTTCATCATCGGCAAGCCGGAGGAAGCCAAATACGGCTTCACCCGCGCGCAGTTATTCGAGGGATACCGCCGGCTCCAGGCCAAGGGCGTGAAGCGTTTCGGCCTGCACACGATGCTCGCCTCCAACGAGCTGGATTACCGCTACTTCGTGGAAACCGTGGAGATGCTCGCCGACCTGGCGGCGGAGATTTCGCGCGATCTGGGGATCGAATTCGAATTCATCAACATGGGCGGCGGGATCGGCATCCCCTACCGGCCGGAACAATGCGCCGTGCCGTTCCATCAGATCGCGGAGGAAGTCCACGACCTGTACGAAACACGGTTCGTCCGCGGCCTGCGTGCGCCGCGGCTCTACATGGAATGCGGCCGGGCGGTCACCGGGCCGCACGGGTATCTGGTTTCGACCGTCCTGCACCTCAAGCACACTTACAAGGACTACGTCGGGCTCGACGCCAGCATGGCCAACCTGATGCGCCCAGCGCTCTACGGCGCCTACCACCATATCACGGTGCTGGGGAAGGAAACGGCGCGAGCCGATCGCGTCTACGACGTCACCGGCTCGCTGTGCGAGAACAACGACAAGTTCGCGATCGACCGCAAGCTGCCGGAGATCGAGCCCGGCGACGTCGTCGTAATCCACGACACCGGCGCCCACGGCCATGCAATGGGCTTCAACTACAACGGCAAACTGCGATCGGCCGAGCTGCTGTTGCGCGAAGACGGCGCGGTCGTGCAAATCCGCCGGGCGGAAACGCCGGAGGATTATTTCGCCACGCTGGATTTTAAAGAGCTGGAGAAATTCAGACCGTAAATCTTCCCTCGCCATCCCATCCTACCTTCCCCTGTCCCTCGCTCCGCTCAGGACTTTCCCCCTCCTCCCTTCCCGTAAAACGGGAAGGGAGGAGGGGGAAAGAGAGGGAGGCAGGATGGGAAATGGTAAATCCGAGGTTCCGCATGGTCAAACGCAACCCGAACATCGCCAAACTTCCGGCCGGATATCTCTTTCCCGAGATCGGCCGGCGGCGGCGCGCCCTGCTCGAAAAGCATCCCGACGCCAAGGTCATCAGCTTGGGGATCGGCAACACCACCGAGCCGCTCACGCCGCACATCGCCGCCGGCCTGCGCGACGCGGCGGTCCGGCTCGGCACGCCCGAAGGGTACTCCGGCTACGACGACGACCCCAGGGGCCAGGCGCTGCTCCAGAATCTGAAGGCCAAGATTTCCGAAAAGTGGTACCGCGGCCGGATCGCGCCGGAGGAGATCTATATTTCCGATGGGGCCAAATGCGACTGCAGCCGGCTGCAGATTCTGTTCGGCGCGGGAGTCTCGATCGCCGTCCAGGACCCGGCCTACCCGGTGTATGTCGACGGCAGCGTCATGATCGGCGCGACCGGCGCGCACGATCCGGACCGCGGCCAGTTCGAGGGCCTCGCCTACCTGCCCTGCACGCCGGACAATGGATTCTTCCCCGATCTCTCCGCCGCCCCGCGGACCGATCTGATCTACTTCTGCTCGCCCAACAACCCCACCGGCGCGGTCTCGACCCGCGAACAGCTTAAGCGGCTGGTGGATTTCGCCAAGCGCAACGGGTCGATCGTCATCTTCGACGCCGCTTACGCCGCCTACATCCGGGACGACCGTCTGCCACGCTCCGTCTTCGAGATCGAAGCCGCGCGCGAAGTCGCGCTCGAAGTCAACTCGTTCTCCAAGTCGATCGGATTCACCGGCGTGCGGCTGGGGTGGACGGCCATCCCGAAGGAGCTCGCCTTCATCGACGGGACGCCGGTGGGAAAGGACTGGGGCCGGGTGACGAGCACCGTCTTCAACGGCGCTTCGAACATCGCCCAATATGGAGGGCTGGCGGCGCTCGACGACGAAGGGCTCGCGGAAATGCGCGGGACGGTCGGCTACTACATGGAAAATGCGCGGATTATTAAAGCCGGATTGACCGGGTTGGGGTGGAAAAGCTACGGCGGGGTCGATTCACCTTACGTGTGGGCGGAATTCCCCGGGCGGAAATCCTGGGACGTATTCACCGAGATCCTCGAAAAGGCGCATGTGGTCACCACGCCCGGCTCCGGCTTCGGCCCCGCCGGGGAAGGGTTTCTCCGCTTCAGCGCCTTCGGCCACCGCGCCGACGTGGAGGAGGCGGTGGCAAGGTTAAAGGAGCGGCTGTAGAAAAATCTGCCTTGCCGCGCAGCGCCCCCCCTGCAACCTCCAAATCATTTTCTTCCACAACCGACCCAGCCCCCATCCCTTACCCTTCCCATACTGGGAAGGGGGTTATATATCCGATCCCAAATAACAAATCCCTGAGGTGGGAGGAGGGGTCAAGGTCGGCGATACGTTACTCCGCCCCAGCCCCCATCCCATACCCTTCCCCCTTCCCATACTGGGAAGGGGGAAGGGATTTATGCATCGGAACTCTTTCAGTTAATCCTTGGGGGTAGGAGAATGGGTCGGATCCGCTGCGCGCCCAAATGCAGAACGATCCGGGGAGGAGCATTTTTACTGCACCACTTCCCCGTCGCGCAGGCGGATAACCCGCTTGCCGTAGCTGGTCGCGTCCTCGGAGTGCGTCACCATCAGGATGGTGATCCCCTTTTCGCGATTGATCGCGCGCAGGAGCGAAAGGATCCCGTCGCCGGCGCGGCTGTCGAGGTTGCCAATCGGCTCGTCGGCGAAGAGGATGCCCGGCTCGTTGATCAGCGCGCGGGCGATCGCGGTGCGCTGCTGCTCGCCGCCGGAGAGTTCGCGCGGCGTGTGGCCGCGGCGTTTGAGAATCCCCGCCGCCGCCATCAGTTCCTCGGCCCGCGGGAGGACGTCCTTCTTCTTCTTCCCCTCCAGCAGCGCGGGCAATAGGATGTTCTCTTCGAGCGTCAGGTTGTCGATCAGGTTGTAGGCCTGGAAGACGAAGCCGATGTCGCGCCGGCGCATCCGGCTCTCCCGCTCGTCGTCGAGCGTCCGCATCTCCACGCCGTTGAGCCGGATCGAGCCTTGAGTCGCCCTTTCCAGCCCGCCCATCAAGTAGAGCAGCGTGCTCTTGCCCGAGCCCGAAGGCCCCATGATGGAGATGAAATCTCCCCGTTCGACTTCCAGGTTGACGTTCCTCAGCACCTCAACCGAATCTTCCGCCAGTCGGTAGGATTTGTAGACGTTCTTCACTTCGATCGCGATGGTCATGATGTTTTCCTTCGATCTGTTCTTTTGAAATCGAAACATCTGAAATTGCAGCCACTCACCCTTCCTGTCCATCCTCACCCCCATCCCCCGGCCCCTTCCCCCTCTCCTGGCATAAGCCAGGAGAGGGGGAAGGGGAGAAGGGGATGGGGGTGAGGAATGTAAAAAGTCAGGAGAGGGAAAAGCCCATCCTCAAGCGGAGCGAGGGGAGGGATGAAGGATAGGGGTGAGGATTGAATTCGCCCATCGTCGGGTCACTCGTACTTGAGGGTTTGGACCAGGCTGAGCCGGTCGATGCTCATCACCGGGACCGCCGAGATCGCCAGCATGGCGAGGATGCCCGCCGCGCCCATCGCCGCCATCTCCTTCGCGGCGAGCATCACCTCGACCTTGCCCCACATCACGCTCACCACCGCCGGGATCCCGGCCGACATGACCAGCGCGCAGGCCAGCCCGAAGGCGGTCCCCAGCACGCCCATCGCCGCGGCCTCGGCTACCAGCATCCGGTTGAGGCTGCGCTTGCTCATCCCGACGCAGCGCAGCATGGCGAAGGAGCGCTTGCGCTCGAGGAAGCTCGCCGCCAGGTTGTTGACGATCCCGAGGATGCCGGTCAGCAGGGCCAGCTGGGCGTAGGTGTTGATCGCGGTGAAGATCCCCACGACCTTGTCGGCGTTGGCCTGCATCAGCTCCCGCTTGGTGTCGATCCGCATTACTTCCTTGCCCAGCGCGCGCAGGATGTTGTTCTTGACGGAATCGGCCGAACCCGCCGCCTTGATGTAGATGTAGTCGTAATCCGAGACGCCGGCGTCCGCGCGGAAATTGGCGGCGGAAATGTAACCGACGTGCCCGATGCCGTCGTTGGTCTCGACGAAGCCGGTGACGGTGTACGGAACCGTCCGCTCGCTGAATTGGATGCTGAGTGCGTCACCCGCCTTGAGGCCGAGTTTGTCCTTGAGCACGTTGGTGAGGATGATGTTGCGGCCGGCGGAAAGATCCGCCAGCGCCGGCCCGACGGCCTCCAGCCCGCCGACCCGGTTGAACTCGAAGAAATCGGCGTTCTCGATCCCGTAGAGCACGTTCAGGTAGACGCCGCGATCCGGCAGGGCGAAATAATACTGGTGGCTCCCGGCCGTCGCTTCGACCCCCTCGACCCCGGCCAACGCCGCCAGTGTCTCCGGATCGGAATGCCTCAGGGTCAGGGAGATGTCGTAGCGGCAATCCCGCTCGTAGGATTTTACGAGGTCCGCACCCATCGTCCCGAACAGCGAGGCCATGAAGGCGACGATCGCAATCGAGGCGGAAAAGAGCTGGATGTTGTTCATCAGGCTGCGGTTGTCGTGGATATTGCGGATGCCGAGGACGATCTCTTGGCCGAGGCCGGGTATGCGCGCGGCCAGGCGGGCGGCGTGGCGGGTGAGGAACGGGATGAGAAGGACCAGCCCCGCCAGCGCGCCGGCGACGAGGGCCGCCGCGGCGATCATCCCGGCGAACGAGCCCGGGAGGAGCGGTGTGACGAGGGGGCAGGCGGCGAGGAGCGCCGCGCCGGCCGCCCACAAGCGGGAGGGCCGGCTGCGGCCCTTGCCGGGCTCGTTGAGGATGATGTTGCGGATGGGGATCTTCGTCATCCGCAGGATGGGGACGACGGCGCCGGCGGCGGTGATCGCCGTCGCGGCGGCGACCGCCGTCAGCGCCTCGCGCGCGCCGATCACGGCGGCGGTGTTCAGTACGATGTCGTCGCCCGCGGCGTAGCGGGATTTGATGAACTCCAGCACGCCGACTCCCAGGACGCATCCGGCAAGCCCGCCGAGCGCGCCGAGCGCGGCGGCTTCGCCGATCAGCACGGCGTTGATCCGCCGGCGCGTGGCGCCGACGCTGCGCAGCGTGCCGATCAGGGGGATCAGCTCGAGCGTGATCAGGTGGAAGGCGGCGAAGATGATGAACATGCACATGAACACGACCGCCGCCGAGGAGATCCAGAACGGCATCACGTAGGTCTGCGTTTCGGAGGCGATCATCGATTCGTTGACGCCGTACTCAACCCGGTAGCCGGGCAGGTCCGCCGTCAGTTGCTCCTTCACAGCCTCCACCTGCGAGCCGTCCCTAAGCTTGAGGAAGAGGATGTTGCATTCGCCGCCGAAAATCCGGGCCAGCGTCTCGCGCGGGGCGAGGAGAAAGCCGCCGTCGGCGAGTTCGCGCAGGAACAAGCCCCTGGGCGCGGCGACCCCGGCGATGCGGAAATCGTACTCCGCGTTGTTGAGCTCCAGGCGCATCACGTCGCCGGTCCTCAGGCCGTAGAGGTCGGCGTAGGTCTGCCCGATGATGACGGTGTTCCCGCTCCACTCCGCAAACGCGCCTTCATGGAGCGTGAGCGGGTTGCGGCGGTCGAACTCGGCGACGTCCACGCCGAGGATCGTGAACCAGTGCATCTCCGGCCCGCCGGGCGCGTAGAGCGCCTTCTGGCGGACGGCGGGCTGGGCGTACTGGAACCCGCCAGCGTAGGCCGCGAGCCGGGCCGGGTCGATCCACTCCTCGGCGCCGACCGCGTTTTGAGTCTCGACGATCAGGTCCGAATCGCCGCTCCAGCGGACGCCGGATTCGTAGAACCCGCGCTCGACGGTGCGGGCGAAGCACTCGTTGGCGAACACCAGCGCCGCGGAAATCGAAATCGAGAACAGCACCAGGAGGGTGCGGGCCTTCTTCTCGAGCAGGGATATCAGGAACGGTTTGACGATCACGGGTTTCCTCCGCGTTAGGTTTCCGGCCCGCGGGC
This sequence is a window from Anaerolineales bacterium. Protein-coding genes within it:
- a CDS encoding diaminopimelate decarboxylase; protein product: MNRPLPFTLDRIREIARTHPTPFHLYDEKGIRGAARLLKASFSGIPGFKEFFAVKALPNPFILKMLKEEGFGADCSSLAELLLAEKVGITGGDIMFSSNDTPAREYVKAHELGAIINLDDISHIDFLEQHAGLPELVCFRYNPGSARQGNFIIGKPEEAKYGFTRAQLFEGYRRLQAKGVKRFGLHTMLASNELDYRYFVETVEMLADLAAEISRDLGIEFEFINMGGGIGIPYRPEQCAVPFHQIAEEVHDLYETRFVRGLRAPRLYMECGRAVTGPHGYLVSTVLHLKHTYKDYVGLDASMANLMRPALYGAYHHITVLGKETARADRVYDVTGSLCENNDKFAIDRKLPEIEPGDVVVIHDTGAHGHAMGFNYNGKLRSAELLLREDGAVVQIRRAETPEDYFATLDFKELEKFRP
- a CDS encoding LL-diaminopimelate aminotransferase — translated: MVNPRFRMVKRNPNIAKLPAGYLFPEIGRRRRALLEKHPDAKVISLGIGNTTEPLTPHIAAGLRDAAVRLGTPEGYSGYDDDPRGQALLQNLKAKISEKWYRGRIAPEEIYISDGAKCDCSRLQILFGAGVSIAVQDPAYPVYVDGSVMIGATGAHDPDRGQFEGLAYLPCTPDNGFFPDLSAAPRTDLIYFCSPNNPTGAVSTREQLKRLVDFAKRNGSIVIFDAAYAAYIRDDRLPRSVFEIEAAREVALEVNSFSKSIGFTGVRLGWTAIPKELAFIDGTPVGKDWGRVTSTVFNGASNIAQYGGLAALDDEGLAEMRGTVGYYMENARIIKAGLTGLGWKSYGGVDSPYVWAEFPGRKSWDVFTEILEKAHVVTTPGSGFGPAGEGFLRFSAFGHRADVEEAVARLKERL
- a CDS encoding ABC transporter ATP-binding protein — its product is MTIAIEVKNVYKSYRLAEDSVEVLRNVNLEVERGDFISIMGPSGSGKSTLLYLMGGLERATQGSIRLNGVEMRTLDDERESRMRRRDIGFVFQAYNLIDNLTLEENILLPALLEGKKKKDVLPRAEELMAAAGILKRRGHTPRELSGGEQQRTAIARALINEPGILFADEPIGNLDSRAGDGILSLLRAINREKGITILMVTHSEDATSYGKRVIRLRDGEVVQ
- a CDS encoding ABC transporter permease; protein product: MIVKPFLISLLEKKARTLLVLFSISISAALVFANECFARTVERGFYESGVRWSGDSDLIVETQNAVGAEEWIDPARLAAYAGGFQYAQPAVRQKALYAPGGPEMHWFTILGVDVAEFDRRNPLTLHEGAFAEWSGNTVIIGQTYADLYGLRTGDVMRLELNNAEYDFRIAGVAAPRGLFLRELADGGFLLAPRETLARIFGGECNILFLKLRDGSQVEAVKEQLTADLPGYRVEYGVNESMIASETQTYVMPFWISSAAVVFMCMFIIFAAFHLITLELIPLIGTLRSVGATRRRINAVLIGEAAALGALGGLAGCVLGVGVLEFIKSRYAAGDDIVLNTAAVIGAREALTAVAAATAITAAGAVVPILRMTKIPIRNIILNEPGKGRSRPSRLWAAGAALLAACPLVTPLLPGSFAGMIAAAALVAGALAGLVLLIPFLTRHAARLAARIPGLGQEIVLGIRNIHDNRSLMNNIQLFSASIAIVAFMASLFGTMGADLVKSYERDCRYDISLTLRHSDPETLAALAGVEGVEATAGSHQYYFALPDRGVYLNVLYGIENADFFEFNRVGGLEAVGPALADLSAGRNIILTNVLKDKLGLKAGDALSIQFSERTVPYTVTGFVETNDGIGHVGYISAANFRADAGVSDYDYIYIKAAGSADSVKNNILRALGKEVMRIDTKRELMQANADKVVGIFTAINTYAQLALLTGILGIVNNLAASFLERKRSFAMLRCVGMSKRSLNRMLVAEAAAMGVLGTAFGLACALVMSAGIPAVVSVMWGKVEVMLAAKEMAAMGAAGILAMLAISAVPVMSIDRLSLVQTLKYE